TGTGAGCCACCGCCTCTACTTCCTGAACATCATCATTCCCACAAAGAAACCCTGTGCCTGTCAACGCTTGCTCCCCAAACCCCTCGGCCCCTGCAAAACTGCCACCTgccttctgtctctgtggatttgcctgtttGGGATGTTTCATATAAACGAATCCCCTACTGTGGCCAGTCCCTTGCTTCTCCCAAGGCCCAGCCACCTCCTAAGAACTCTCATCCCCTTGTGTCAACGCGGACGTCCTGTCCACTCCCGAGCCCCCAGTGGTGAGCACACGCTGCCTTTCCCGGAGCTGCGGATGCCGTCCATGCCCCTGAACACTCTGCATCCCAGATCACTGCCTACTGCCTCTGGCCAACACTCCTCAGGGGAGGTCACACGCTCATCTCACCACTCCTGCTGCCCAAGAGCCAGGCTACTTCCAGAAAACCCCTACCCACTGACGCCACCCACGTGGATGTttcccacaccctcaccaacatctAGGGTAGCGCTTCCCAAGCCTTTGAGAATCACATAGCACTCCTGAACCCCCACAAAGCTGAACATTTTCAGACTACTTGCACACTGTGCCGCGCTTTCCTAGACAGTGCTAGAGCCAAGCTCCTCGGGCCTCTAGCCTTCTGGCCTGTTTCCTGCTggctccacccacccacccacccaccgtgGCCCAGTGCTCATTAAGCCAGGGCAGTTCCAACTGGGATGGATTCCTTCCTTCCAGTTATTTGCCCAGGCCTCCTCATCCTGCCCATCTGCACCTGGGCACACAGACCCAGGGCCAACCCAGAGAGTCCTCACAGCCTCTGAGCTCCCATTCCCCACCCCCTCACCCGTCCCTAAGAAATGGGACCAGGGCCAGAGGGGGCTGTTTCCTCTCGCCTACTGCCTTCCCGGCTGGAGAGGGAGCACAGTGGTACATGGCCAGGGCTGTGGGGTCACCCCCTTTGCTTCTGTTGAGCTAAGCACCCAAAACACATCGTGCCTGAGTCTCCATTTTCACCCTTTCTTGGGGACTCACAGGGGAAGTTCCTTTCATAAACTACACAATCTCAGATGCCTTGAGTTAGAATCACCTGATGAACTTTAACCAAGCTCCCCCAAAACCTGGAAATATAGACAGTCATCTCAACCATACGGAGGGACCCCGGGGAAGCCAGGCAGCTTTCTCCCtctattttgccattttaaagatCAGAAAACAGTGAAATGCCTACCCAAGATTACACAGCAAGTCACTAGAAAAGCTGGTGACACcttaagaaatataaattagGGTTTATGGGAAAAGTTTATAAGTTTAATGAAAAAAACTTAAAGCAATGCATTATTTACATGAGGGTAAGAAAAAGTGGCAGAGCCCCGGAGCTTGCTGTGGGGTGCTGGGAGTCCACACCACCCCTTTACACAGAAAGGGCCCCGAATACTCCCCAAGGGGGGCACACGTACACGGTGCCCAGTTGCTCTTCAGTGTGCCAGGTTCTTCAAATCAGATCAGCAACTGGAGGCGAAGGAAGATACACGGTAAGGAACaatacaaacaaaatgaaaatctgcAAACTTAACAAGAGGCTCACAAgacataaaagggaaaaaagaagcgCACTAAACGGGCCTGGGATGCTTCTACGCAACCAGAATGCTACAGGGGGCTGTTTTCTCACCGTTCATCGGCATCTCGTCGATCTGCGTGGAGTAGTACTGCTCGATGTCCCGGAGGATGCGGATGTCATCGTTCTTCACGAAATTAATGGCCACGCCCTTTCGGCCATACCGGCCCGACCGTCCAATTCTTCAGGCAGAGAGCAAAACCATCTTAGTAAGTATGGCAAAGGCGATGGCAGTGAATCCATCAAGAGTGAAGCCAATGAAAAGGCTGCCCTCATACCTGTGTATGTACAGTTCTCTGTTATTTGGCAGGTCGTAGTTAATGATCAGGGACACCTGAGGGACATCCAGCCCCCTGGCCCAGACATCTGTTGAAATGAGCACGCGGCTGCAAAAAGGAAAGGATTTCAGGCAATCACCTTGGTCAAAGAAGTTCAAGACTGGCTGAGGGTCCAAAAGACACCAAGGCACTCCTCATGCTGGTCCCTCTGCCAGACTGAAGTGTTGGCAACAGTACCAAAAAGAGCCTCTCAGAGGGGCGTCAGGTGTGCTTACTCAGGTCTGGGTGCTACCTGATGAAAACACTTCAGCTACCTGCTGTTCCAGGGTCTTTCACTTGCTTAGAGCCAGTCACTTACACCCTCGAGCCACAGCTTAGGAACAGTAGCCTTATGATTTTAGTGCCATGAAGAATAAATAAACAGTTACCAAAATAAGTAGCACGGAAACATCCAGGAGGAAAGTAAAAGGAATTGCAGATGGGATGTAATAGGTAAAACGCACTTATGGAGGCAATTTAAACCACACACGTCAATGTCGATATTAAACAAAACTGGGCTGAAAGCTCCAATCCAGACAGTGATTATCATCagactaaaagaaaaacaaaaccaaagccaACTATTCGCTGTTTGCATGAAACACATGTGATGCTCAAGGCTCCAGAGAGGATGTGAGGAGCACACAGGGTGCAGGTGTGCTGCCCCAGGTGAGCTGGGACTTAGCAACAGAACGCAGTGCCACAGGTAACCACAGACAGTCCGTGATGAAAGTAAACCCCCTAGAAATACATTAATTCTAAGTCCATACGCACAGTCTCAGGGACATTTAAAGCAATAGCTGACAGAACCTCGAAGACCCTCAACCACAATGCCCTCGATACTGATGAAAGAGTTTTTCAAAAAAGGTCAGATGCAGACGTTTTGAAAAACACAATTAGTAACTGACATCAAAGGGGCGCACCCAGGAGGTGCTGTGGCAATGAGCTCAGTCCTCGCCCTGTTCAAGCACACGCACCAGCTGTCAAATGACCGTGTTAAGCTGCGAAGCAAGTCTGAGGACCCATCCAAGGAAAACAATCACAAAGCATGCTCTCTGACCAGTGCAACTAAGCTAAAAACCAATTACAAAAAACCAAATGTCTACTTGGAAACGAAGGAACGCACTTCTAGGTAAAGCAGCCCACCCACCCAGGAAGGCCAGCTGTCCCCTCAACATGACCCGTCGCACCAGCAGTGGGTCCCCCCTTACTGGGAGGTCATCTGGCCGCCAGACATGGACCGGCACCACCAGCAAAGAGGCAGCCAGCAGGGCCAAGTCCGGTGCAGAGTGCAGCCGACCCACCTGGCGCCAGAGCGGAACTCCTTCATGATGGACTCGCGCTCCTTCTGAGGCATGTCTCCGTGCATCGATGAGACAGTGAAGTTGgcttctctcattttctctgtcAACCAGTCAACCTGTAAATCACAGGGCAGATGCTACTTAAGCTCCCAAACCAAATCAGAGATTGTCGAGACCTTACTTCAGTCGCTTGTGAACCCAACATGAACACGGGTAAAGCAAGCACTCCTAAAACTCAAGACTAATCTTCACTCAGCATGTAGAGGAATTCATTTTTCTCAGCAAATATTGGGGCAAGAATCCCCTTAATCTGTTCcatgtaaatttcttttttttttttttttttttaaaaaaaggccatGTATCACTATTGTCTTTTGAAATTTAAATCTGAATCTTCCTTGGAACATGGCCCCCTCCTCCTGTCTCCAAGAAAGCGGCCTGAGTTCTGGGCGACGCCTGCAGCCGGCACCCCCAGAACTGCTGAGCCCCAAGGCCCAGGGGCCAGACAGCCAGCCTGCGGCTGAGGCACCAGCGCCGACACCTGCCCAGTTTCCCTGGCTGCACTCCTTGTTCATGGACTGAGTGCAGTGGCCTCCGCGCTCGAGGGCAGGGCTGGACAGTAGCCACGGGCCCCGTGTGCCCACACAGAAGGCCAAAGGCACGTGCTGCTGGCCCTTTACAAGAGTCCGAGCGACGTTCCGGGCCGGCTGCGCACCTTCCTCTTGGTGTTGCAGAAGATGACCGCCTGGGTGATGGTCAGCGTGTCGTACAGGTCGCACAGGGTGTCGAACTTCCACTCCTCCCTCTCCACGGCCACGAAGAACTGCTTGATGCCCTCCAGCGTCAGCTCGTCGCTGGGGAACGAAGGCAGGCCCGTTCACGCACCTTCCAGCCACTACTGAGGGTGTACACAGGCCGGGCACGGTCCCAGGCGCCAGCCTGCCCTGCAGCCCTGTGAGGCCGGTCACCCGACCCCTGCCCTCCCCGCCAGCCACGTCCGCCTGAAGTCACGGCTCCAGTGCACGGACCCACGTCCTGACCAGCTGACTCCCAAAACACTGATGCAGAAATACTACTGGCTCACTCCTACACGTGGAAGCACTGGGTCATAGAGGGATGCACACGTGAAAGCTGGCTTTTCAAAaagaatttttgaattttaaaacccAAATACTATCCAGGTTTTGTGTTTTAATACCACTCGAGAAGCAGGGAGCTCTTACCGTTTCACCAAGATGCGGATGGGGTCCGTCATGAACTTGTTGGTCATCTCCAGGATTTCGTGGGGCAGCGTGGCACTGATGAGCACCACCTGCGTGGCTGGGGGCAGGTACCTGTACACATCGTAAATCTGCTCCTTGAAacctgggaggaggggcaggacaCACAGGGAATTCTCAAGGCCGCACACCTCGAACAGAAGGCGCACATCAAACGTTCCCAGTACGACGCAGTCCTGGCCAGAAGGTGCGATTTCACAGGCGACCTAAGCAGAGCTGGACCGAATCCGTGcatcccctctccctgccccaccccggcGTGCTCTGGGGACCACGGCCCTACCCCGGGAGTCCTGCAGGCCACAGGCAAAAGCTGCCCACGACTTCAGACACCTGCAGGTGGTCACAGCCtagttccagctgctgagcccTTTGCAATTTGCATCCACTGGAGCCGCATCTGTCACATTTTAAGAAAATCCAAAGATCtggatttttttcaaaacaatCTACCACATATATCaaagtcatt
The sequence above is a segment of the Manis pentadactyla isolate mManPen7 chromosome 4, mManPen7.hap1, whole genome shotgun sequence genome. Coding sequences within it:
- the EIF4A3 gene encoding eukaryotic initiation factor 4A-III produces the protein MAATATMATSGSARKRLLKEEDMTKVEFETSEEVDVTPTFDTMGLREDLLRGIYAYGFEKPSAIQQRAIKQIIKGRDVIAQSQSGTGKTATFSISVLQCLDIQVRETQALILAPTRELAVQIQKGLLALGDYMNVQCHACIGGTNVGEDIRKLDYGQHVVAGTPGRVFDMIRRRSLRTRAIKMLVLDEADEMLNKGFKEQIYDVYRYLPPATQVVLISATLPHEILEMTNKFMTDPIRILVKRDELTLEGIKQFFVAVEREEWKFDTLCDLYDTLTITQAVIFCNTKRKVDWLTEKMREANFTVSSMHGDMPQKERESIMKEFRSGASRVLISTDVWARGLDVPQVSLIINYDLPNNRELYIHRIGRSGRYGRKGVAINFVKNDDIRILRDIEQYYSTQIDEMPMNVADLI